The nucleotide window GGGCTGGAGGCCGACTACTACATCGACCTGCGGCGCGTCACCCTCGACGGGGAGGCCGCCCCGCTCGTCGGGCAGGTGCTGCTCGACCTCACCGACGCGCTGGAGTTCGACGCCGTGGGCGGGCTGACCATGGGCGCCGACCCCGTCGCCGCCTCCATGCTGCACGCCGCCGCCGCGCGCGGCCGGAGGCTGGACGCCTTCGTCGTACGCAAGGCCGCCAAGGCGCACGGGATGCAGCGGCGGGTCGAGGGGCCGGACATCGCGGGCCGGCGTGTCCTCGTCGTCGAGGACACCTCCACGACCGGCGGTTCGCCGCTCGCCGCCGTCGAGGCCGTGCGCGAGGCCGGGGCCGAGGTCGTGGCCGTCGCCACCATCGTCGACCGGGCGACCGGCGCCGACCAGAAGATCCGCGAGGGCGCGGGCGTGCCGTACCTGTTCGCCTTCTCGAAGGACGAACTGGGCCTGGACTGACCAGCACCTTTGAACACGGTTTGACCTGTTGGTGGGTCGACCGTGGACAGGGCGTGGACCATTCGCGCATGTCTGGAAAGATGGGGACGACGACGACGTCACACCCCAAGGTCTAGGTCAGGGCCGTAGTACGTAAGTACGTAGATCGCCAACCCGCACATATCCAAGGAGCGGACAGATGCCCATCGCAACCCCCGAGGTCTACAACGAGATGCTCGACCGGGCGAAGGCAGGCAAGTTCGCCTACCCGGCCATCAACGTCACCTCGACCCAGACCCTGCACGCGGCGCTGCGGGGCTTCGCGGAGGCGGAGAGCGACGGCATCATCCAGATCTCCACGGGTGGCGCCGAGTTCCTGGGCGGCCAGTACAGCAAGGACATGGTGACGGGCGCGGTCGCCCTCGCCGAGTTCGCGCACATCGTCGCCGAGAAGTACCCGGTCACTGTCGCCCTGCACACGGACCACTGCCCGAAGGACAAGCTCGACGGGTACGTACGGCCGCTGCTGGCCGTGTCGGAGGAGCGCGTCAAGGCCGGCCGCAACCCGCTGTTCCAGTCGCACATGTGGGACGGCTCCGCCGAGACCCTCGCCGACAACCTGGCGATCGGCCAGGAGCTGCTCGCCCGCGCCGTCGCCGCGAAGATCATCCTCGAGGTCGAGATCACCCCGACCGGTGGCGAGGAGGACGGCGTCTCGCACGAGATCAATGACTCGCTGTACACGACGGTCGACGACGCGGTGCGTACGGTCGAGGCTCTCGGTCTCGGTGAGAAGGGGCGCTACCTGCTGGCGGCCTCCTTCGGCAACGTGCACGGCGTGTACAAGCCGGGCAACGTCGTCCTCCGCCCCGAGCTGCTCAAGGAGCTGAACGAGGGCGTCGCCGCCAAGTACGGCAAGCCGGCCGGCGCGCAGCCCTTCGACTTCGTCTTCCACGGCGGCTCCGGCTCCACGGAGGAGGAGATCCGCACCGCGCTGGAGAACGGCGTGGTCAAGATGAACATCGACACGGACACGCAGTACGCCTTCACGCGTCCCGTGGCCGCGCACATGTTCGCGAACTACGACGGCGTCCTGAAGGTCGACGGCGAGGTCGGCGACAAGAAGACCTACGACCCGCGTACGTGGGGCAAGCTGGCCGAGGCGAGCATGGCCGCGCGTGTCGTCGAGGCGACGCAGAACCTGCGCTCGGCGGGTCAGCGGATCAAGTAGCCCGTACGCGGGTTACGGGTATACGGGTTACCGGTAACCCGTATAAGCGGTTACAGGCGTTTCTCGGTGAGCCCGGTGCTTCGGCACCGGGCTCGCTGTATACCTGAGAGATGCCCGACGTCCGGCTGGCCTCGCCCCAAGGCAGATGGATCCTGCTCACCACGGTCCTCGGCTCCAGCATGGCCCTGCTGGACTCGACCGTCGTCAACGTCGCCCTGCCCCGGATGGGGCAGGACCTGGACGCCGATCTCGCGGCCCTCCAGTGGACCGTCAACGCGTACATGCTCACCCTGGCCGGGCTGATCCTGCTCGGCGGCGCCCTCGGCGACCGTTTCGGCCGGCGCAAGGTGTTCGTGATCGGCGTGGTGTGGTTCGCGGTGGCGTCCCTGCTGTGCGGCCTCGCGCCGAACGTGGGGATCCTGATCGCGGCCCGTGCGCTGCAGGGCGTGGGCGGGGCGCTCCTCACCCCGGGCTCGCTCGCGCTCATCCAGGCCTCGTTCCACCCCGACGACCGGGCGCGGGCCGTCGGCCTGTGGTCCGGCTTCGGCGGTATCGGCGCGGCGGTCGGCCCGTTCGTGGGCGGCTATCTGGTGGACGGCCCCGGCTGGCGCTGGGTCTTCCTGCTGAACGTCCCCCTGGCGCTCCTCTGCGTCCCCGTGGCCACCCGCCACGTACCCGAGTCGGGCGACGGCCGGGCCCACCAGGGCCGCTTCGACGTCCTCGGCGCGGCGCTGGGCGCGCTGTCCCTGGCGTTGGTGACGTACGCGCTGATCGAGGCGCGGGAGGGCTCGCTGCCGGTGATCGTGACGGCCGGGGCGGGGGTCGCGGCGGGCGTGGCCTTCGTCCACGTCGAACGGCGCCGCCCCGACCCGATGATGCCGCCGGAGATCTTCGCGTCCCGCCAGTTCACGGTGGTCAACCTGGTCACCCTGTGCGTGTACGCGGCCTTCGGCGGCTTCTTCTTCCTGATCGCACTCCAGCTCCAGGTGGTGTCGGGCTACTCGGCGCTGGCGGCGGGCACGGCGCTGCTCCCGATCACGGTCCTGATGCTGCTCCTCTCGTCCAGGGCGGGCGCGCTGGGCGAACGGATCGGCCCGCGCATCCCGCTCACCGTCGGCCCGCTGCTGTGCGCGGCGGGCATGCTGCTGGCGCTGCGGGTCGGCCCGGACGCGTCGTACGTCTTCGACGTGCTGCCCGCGCTGCTGGTCCTGGGCCTGGGCATGGTCACCCTGGTCGCGCCCCTGACGGCCACGGTCCTCGCCTCGGTGGCCACCGAGCACGCGGGGCTGGCGAGCGGCATCAACAACG belongs to Streptomyces graminofaciens and includes:
- the pyrE gene encoding orotate phosphoribosyltransferase; amino-acid sequence: MTDDVRGELLQQIKDKAVVHGKVTLSSGLEADYYIDLRRVTLDGEAAPLVGQVLLDLTDALEFDAVGGLTMGADPVAASMLHAAAARGRRLDAFVVRKAAKAHGMQRRVEGPDIAGRRVLVVEDTSTTGGSPLAAVEAVREAGAEVVAVATIVDRATGADQKIREGAGVPYLFAFSKDELGLD
- the fbaA gene encoding class II fructose-bisphosphate aldolase, with protein sequence MPIATPEVYNEMLDRAKAGKFAYPAINVTSTQTLHAALRGFAEAESDGIIQISTGGAEFLGGQYSKDMVTGAVALAEFAHIVAEKYPVTVALHTDHCPKDKLDGYVRPLLAVSEERVKAGRNPLFQSHMWDGSAETLADNLAIGQELLARAVAAKIILEVEITPTGGEEDGVSHEINDSLYTTVDDAVRTVEALGLGEKGRYLLAASFGNVHGVYKPGNVVLRPELLKELNEGVAAKYGKPAGAQPFDFVFHGGSGSTEEEIRTALENGVVKMNIDTDTQYAFTRPVAAHMFANYDGVLKVDGEVGDKKTYDPRTWGKLAEASMAARVVEATQNLRSAGQRIK
- a CDS encoding MFS transporter encodes the protein MPDVRLASPQGRWILLTTVLGSSMALLDSTVVNVALPRMGQDLDADLAALQWTVNAYMLTLAGLILLGGALGDRFGRRKVFVIGVVWFAVASLLCGLAPNVGILIAARALQGVGGALLTPGSLALIQASFHPDDRARAVGLWSGFGGIGAAVGPFVGGYLVDGPGWRWVFLLNVPLALLCVPVATRHVPESGDGRAHQGRFDVLGAALGALSLALVTYALIEAREGSLPVIVTAGAGVAAGVAFVHVERRRPDPMMPPEIFASRQFTVVNLVTLCVYAAFGGFFFLIALQLQVVSGYSALAAGTALLPITVLMLLLSSRAGALGERIGPRIPLTVGPLLCAAGMLLALRVGPDASYVFDVLPALLVLGLGMVTLVAPLTATVLASVATEHAGLASGINNAAARAAGLIAVAALPLIAGMGPEAYRSAAQFDDAFGTAMVVCAATLVAGAALAHTTIRRPAPDCNHPECRTHGCVTAPPLEGEREGEGSGAGS